A part of Liolophura sinensis isolate JHLJ2023 chromosome 1, CUHK_Ljap_v2, whole genome shotgun sequence genomic DNA contains:
- the LOC135461910 gene encoding small VCP/p97-interacting protein-like codes for MGLCLECLSGSAADDSDHTPDAETRRAQIAQAAEKRKHDSEGRGVKDPEGLKRKQKRREELERKSELTQNAGQEEKGLRWQVG; via the exons ATGGGACTTTGTCTGGAATGTTTGAGTGGTTCTGCTGCGGATGACAGCGATCACACACCTGACGCC GAAACCAGAAGGGCACAGATTGCGCAGGCAGCTGAGAAAAGAAAGCATGACTCCGAGGGAAGAGGAGTCAAAGATCCAGAAGGTctaaaaaggaaacaaaaacgaCGGGAAGAACTGGAGAGAAAATCTGAGCTGACGCAGAATGCAGGACAAGAAGAAAAAGGTCTACGG tgGCAAGTTGGTTGA